The Penaeus vannamei isolate JL-2024 chromosome 13, ASM4276789v1, whole genome shotgun sequence genome window below encodes:
- the LOC113810952 gene encoding uncharacterized protein isoform X18, producing MRKSVLVWMMVAGTLATALALPRPSRPPRGLLAVAGVSKTSPACDVCGQGSGHFPGDGHNHGHFPGDGHNHGHFPGDGHNHGASGSFSGSASGSFSGSGSDSGSASGSWSGSASGSGSGSGSGSFSSSWSGSASGLSRHRRSGGLGSWTGGSTSNKPGSGNNGGSWNNGGSTSNKPGSGNNGGSWNGGSTSNKPGSGNNGGFWNNGGSTSNKPGSGNNGGFWNNGGSTSNKPGSYRPGRSVPQRRTREAEKLKSKLCPLCALGNLASGSGSVSGSWSGSASGSASGSGSGSVSGSWSGSGSGSGSGSGSASGSWSGSGSGGSGSGSGSISGSWGGNGGGSGSGSGSGSISGSGSGSGSISGGGSGSGSGSGSWGGSGSGSGSGSISGGGSGSGSGSGSWGGSGSGSGSGSISGGGSGSGSISGGGSGSGSWGGSGSGSGSGSISGGGSGSGSGSGSISGGGSGSGSGSGSISGGGSGSGSGSGSISGGGSGSGSGSGSISGGGSGSGSWGGSGSGSGSGSISGGGSGSGSISGGGSGSGSGSGSWGGSGSGSGSGSISGGGSGSGSGSGSWGGSGSGSGSGSISGGGSGSGSISGGGSGSGSWGGSGSGSGSGSISGGGSGSGSWGGSGSGSGSGSISGGGSGSGSGSGSWGGSGSGSGSGSISGGSSGSWGGSGSGSGSGSVSGGGSGSGSWGGSGSGSGSGSISGGGGGSWGGSGSGSGSGSISGGGSGNCPGSCGGGSGSGHQVGGSGGGVAGAGSGSYTNKPGVGGSGHQVGGSGGGFGGAKGTSWSTAGAFGSNGAGGIGVKLDVRSS from the exons ATGCGCAAGAGTGTGTTAGTATGGATGATGGTGGCAGGGACGCTCGCCAcggccctcgccctccctcgtccctcgaGACCACCGCGAGGACTTCTGGCTGTGGCAGGAGTGTCCAAGACCAGCCCTGCCTGTGATGTGTGCGGACAAGGCTCTGGCCACTTCCCGGGAGACGGCCACAACCATGGCCACTTCCCAGGGGATGGGCACAACCACGGACACTTCCCTGGCGATGGACACAACCACGGAGCATCAGGGTCCTTTTCAGGATCCGCGAGTGGCTCCTTCAGTGGTTCGGGATCGGATAGTGGTTCAGCGAGCGGATCTTGGAGCGGTTCTGCAAGTGGATCAGGATCTGGTTCTGGTTCGGGGTCCTTCAGTAGTTCTTGGAGTGGCTCTGCATCTGGATTATCTCGCCACAGAAGATCAGGTGGTTTAGGATCCTGGACTGGAGGCTCGACGTCGAATAAGCCTGGATCTGGCAACAATGGAGGTTCCTGGAACAACGGTGGTTCTACTTCTAACAAACCAGGATCTGGCAACAATGGAGGTTCCTGGAACGGCGGTTCTACTTCCAATAAACCAGGATCTGGCAACAATGGAGGCTTCTGGAACAATGGCGGTTCTACTTCCAATAAACCAGGATCTGGCAACAACGGAGGCTTCTGGAACAACGGCGGTTCTACTTCCAACAAACCCGGTTCCTATCGCCCTGGGAGATCGGTTCCACAGAGAAGAACCAGAGAAGCCGAAAAACTGAAATCCAAATTATGTCCACTTTGCGCTCTGGGCAATCTTGCGTCGGGAAGCGGTTCTGTCAGCGGTTCCTGGAGTGGTTCAGCATCGGGAAGCGCCTCAGGATCTGGGTCGGGTTCAGTTAGTGGTTCGTGGAGTGGTTCTGGTTCTGGCAGTGGGTCAGGATCAGGATCTGCCAGTGGGTCGTGGAGTGGTTCTGGTTCAGGAGGATCGGGCAGCGGTTCAGGTTCAATCAGTGGTTCCTGGGGAGGCAATGGTGGAGGATCCGGTAGTGGTTCGGGATCTGGTTCCATTTCTGGAAGCGGTTCAGGGTCTGGTTCCATTTCTGGAGGCGGTTCGGGATCCGGCTCAGGAAGTGGTTCATGGGGCGGTTCTGGTAGTGGTTCAGGATCTGGTTCCATCTCTGGAGGCGGTTCAGGATCTGGTTCAGGAAGTGGTTCATGGGGCGGCTCTGGCAGTGGTTCAGGATCTGGTTCAATTTCAGGAGGCGGTTCAGGATCTGGTTCCATCTCTGGAGGCGGTTCAGGATCTGGTTCATGGGGCGGTTCTGGCAGTGGTTCAGGGTCTGGTTCAATTTCTGGAGGCGGTTCTGGCAGTGGTTCAGGGTCTGGTTCAATTTCTGGAGGCGGTTCTGGCAGTGGTTCAGGGTCTGGTTCAATTTCTGGAGGCGGTTCTGGCAGTGGTTCAGGGTCTGGTTCAATTTCTGGAGGCGGTTCTGGCAGTGGTTCAGGGTCTGGTTCAATTTCTGGAGGCGGTTCAGGATCCGGGTCATGGGGCGGTTCTGGTAGTGGTTCAGGATCTGGTTCCATCTCTGGAGGTGGTTCGGGAAGTGGTTCTATTTCTGGAGGCGGTTCGGGATCCGGTTCAGGAAGTGGTTCATGGGGCGGTTCTGGTA GCGGTTCAGGATCTGGTTCCATCTCTGGAGGCGGTTCAGGATCTGGTTCAGGAAGTGGTTCATGGGGCGGTTCTGGCAGTGGTTCAGGATCTGGTTCCATCTCTGGAGGCGGTTCAGGATCTGGTTCCATCTCTGGAGGCGGTTCAGGATCTGGTTCATGGGGCGGTTCTGGCAGTGGTTCAGGATCTGGTTCCATCTCTGGAGGTGGTTCGGGAAGTGGTTCATGGGGAGGATCCGGTAGTGGTTCGGGATCTGGTTCCATTTCTGGAGGTGGCTCAGGCTCCGGTTCAGGAAGTGGTTCTTGGGGAGGCTCTGGTAGCGGATCAGGTTCTGGCTCGATTTCTGGTGGAAGCAGTGGTTCCTGGGGTGGTTCAGGCAGTGGTTCAGGATCAGGTTCAGTATCCGGAGGAGGTTCAGGAAGCGGTTCATGGGGTGGTTCAGGCAGCGGCTCAGGATCGGGCTCAATCTCTGGTGGAGGCGGTGGTTCCTGGGGCGGGTCAGGCAGTGGTTCAGGATCGGGTTCAATCTCAGGAGGAGGATCTGGAAACTGCCCTGGTTCATGCGGCGGAGGGAGTGGTTCAGGCCATCAAGTGGGCGGGAGTGGCGGCGGAGTAGCAGGGGCCGGCAGCGGTTCATACACCAACAAGCCAGGCGTCGGCGGTTCAGGGCACCAAGTGGGAGGCAGCGGCGGAGGTTTCGGAGGCGCCAAGGGGACCTCCTGGAGCACAGCCGGGGCTTTCGGGTCCAACGGCGCCGGAGGTATCGGGGTCAAGTTGGACGTCAGGAGCAGCTAG
- the LOC113810952 gene encoding putative per-hexamer repeat protein 5 isoform X6: MRKSVLVWMMVAGTLATALALPRPSRPPRGLLAVAGVSKTSPACDVCGQGSGHFPGDGHNHGHFPGDGHNHGHFPGDGHNHGASGSFSGSASGSFSGSGSDSGSASGSWSGSASGSGSGSGSGSFSSSWSGSASGLSRHRRSGGLGSWTGGSTSNKPGSGNNGGSWNNGGSTSNKPGSGNNGGSWNGGSTSNKPGSGNNGGFWNNGGSTSNKPGSGNNGGFWNNGGSTSNKPGSYRPGRSVPQRRTREAEKLKSKLCPLCALGNLASGSGSVSGSWSGSASGSASGSGSGSVSGSWSGSGSGSGSGSGSASGSWSGSGSGGSGSGSGSISGSWGGNGGGSGSGSGSGSISGSGSGSGSISGGGSGSGSGSGSWGGSGSGSGSGSISGGGSGSGSGSGSWGGSGSGSGSGSISGGGSGSGSISGGGSGSGSWGGSGSGSGSGSISGGGSGSGSGSGSISGGGSGSGSGSGSISGGGSGSGSGSGSISGGGSGSGSGSGSISGGGSGSGSWGGSGSGSGSGSISGGGSGSGSISGGGSGSGSGSGSWGGSGSGSGSGSISGGGSGSGSWGGSGSGSGSGSISGGGSGSGSISGGGSGSGSGSGSWGGSGSGSGSGSISGGGSGSGSISGGGSGSGSGSGSWGGSGSGSGSGSISGGGSGSGSISGGGSGSGSWGGSGSGSGSGSISGGGSGSGSWGGSGSGSGSGSISGGGSGSGSGSGSWGGSGSGSGSGSISGGSSGSWGGSGSGSGSGSVSGGGSGSGSWGGSGSGSGSGSISGGGGGSWGGSGSGSGSGSISGGGSGNCPGSCGGGSGSGHQVGGSGGGVAGAGSGSYTNKPGVGGSGHQVGGSGGGFGGAKGTSWSTAGAFGSNGAGGIGVKLDVRSS, encoded by the exons ATGCGCAAGAGTGTGTTAGTATGGATGATGGTGGCAGGGACGCTCGCCAcggccctcgccctccctcgtccctcgaGACCACCGCGAGGACTTCTGGCTGTGGCAGGAGTGTCCAAGACCAGCCCTGCCTGTGATGTGTGCGGACAAGGCTCTGGCCACTTCCCGGGAGACGGCCACAACCATGGCCACTTCCCAGGGGATGGGCACAACCACGGACACTTCCCTGGCGATGGACACAACCACGGAGCATCAGGGTCCTTTTCAGGATCCGCGAGTGGCTCCTTCAGTGGTTCGGGATCGGATAGTGGTTCAGCGAGCGGATCTTGGAGCGGTTCTGCAAGTGGATCAGGATCTGGTTCTGGTTCGGGGTCCTTCAGTAGTTCTTGGAGTGGCTCTGCATCTGGATTATCTCGCCACAGAAGATCAGGTGGTTTAGGATCCTGGACTGGAGGCTCGACGTCGAATAAGCCTGGATCTGGCAACAATGGAGGTTCCTGGAACAACGGTGGTTCTACTTCTAACAAACCAGGATCTGGCAACAATGGAGGTTCCTGGAACGGCGGTTCTACTTCCAATAAACCAGGATCTGGCAACAATGGAGGCTTCTGGAACAATGGCGGTTCTACTTCCAATAAACCAGGATCTGGCAACAACGGAGGCTTCTGGAACAACGGCGGTTCTACTTCCAACAAACCCGGTTCCTATCGCCCTGGGAGATCGGTTCCACAGAGAAGAACCAGAGAAGCCGAAAAACTGAAATCCAAATTATGTCCACTTTGCGCTCTGGGCAATCTTGCGTCGGGAAGCGGTTCTGTCAGCGGTTCCTGGAGTGGTTCAGCATCGGGAAGCGCCTCAGGATCTGGGTCGGGTTCAGTTAGTGGTTCGTGGAGTGGTTCTGGTTCTGGCAGTGGGTCAGGATCAGGATCTGCCAGTGGGTCGTGGAGTGGTTCTGGTTCAGGAGGATCGGGCAGCGGTTCAGGTTCAATCAGTGGTTCCTGGGGAGGCAATGGTGGAGGATCCGGTAGTGGTTCGGGATCTGGTTCCATTTCTGGAAGCGGTTCAGGGTCTGGTTCCATTTCTGGAGGCGGTTCGGGATCCGGCTCAGGAAGTGGTTCATGGGGCGGTTCTGGTAGTGGTTCAGGATCTGGTTCCATCTCTGGAGGCGGTTCAGGATCTGGTTCAGGAAGTGGTTCATGGGGCGGCTCTGGCAGTGGTTCAGGATCTGGTTCAATTTCAGGAGGCGGTTCAGGATCTGGTTCCATCTCTGGAGGCGGTTCAGGATCTGGTTCATGGGGCGGTTCTGGCAGTGGTTCAGGGTCTGGTTCAATTTCTGGAGGCGGTTCTGGCAGTGGTTCAGGGTCTGGTTCAATTTCTGGAGGCGGTTCTGGCAGTGGTTCAGGGTCTGGTTCAATTTCTGGAGGCGGTTCTGGCAGTGGTTCAGGGTCTGGTTCAATTTCTGGAGGCGGTTCTGGCAGTGGTTCAGGGTCTGGTTCAATTTCTGGAGGCGGTTCAGGATCCGGGTCATGGGGCGGTTCTGGTAGTGGTTCAGGATCTGGTTCCATCTCTGGAGGTGGTTCGGGAAGTGGTTCTATTTCTGGAGGCGGTTCGGGATCCGGTTCAGGAAGTGGTTCATGGGGCGGTTCTGGTAGTGGTTCAGGATCTGGTTCCATCTCTGGAGGCGGTTCAGGAAGTGGTTCATGGGGCGGTTCTGGCA GCGGTTCAGGATCTGGTTCCATCTCTGGAGGCGGTTCAGGATCTGGTTCCATTTCTGGAGGCGGTTCGGGATCCGGTTCAGGAAGTGGTTCATGGGGCGGTTCTGGTAGTGGTTCAGGATCTGGTTCCATCTCTGGAGGCGGTTCAGGATCTGGTTCCATCTCTGGAGGCGGTTCAGGATCTGGTTCAGGAAGTGGTTCATGGGGCGGTTCTGGCAGTGGTTCAGGATCTGGTTCCATCTCTGGAGGCGGTTCAGGATCTGGTTCCATCTCTGGAGGCGGTTCAGGATCTGGTTCATGGGGCGGTTCTGGCAGTGGTTCAGGATCTGGTTCCATCTCTGGAGGTGGTTCGGGAAGTGGTTCATGGGGAGGATCCGGTAGTGGTTCGGGATCTGGTTCCATTTCTGGAGGTGGCTCAGGCTCCGGTTCAGGAAGTGGTTCTTGGGGAGGCTCTGGTAGCGGATCAGGTTCTGGCTCGATTTCTGGTGGAAGCAGTGGTTCCTGGGGTGGTTCAGGCAGTGGTTCAGGATCAGGTTCAGTATCCGGAGGAGGTTCAGGAAGCGGTTCATGGGGTGGTTCAGGCAGCGGCTCAGGATCGGGCTCAATCTCTGGTGGAGGCGGTGGTTCCTGGGGCGGGTCAGGCAGTGGTTCAGGATCGGGTTCAATCTCAGGAGGAGGATCTGGAAACTGCCCTGGTTCATGCGGCGGAGGGAGTGGTTCAGGCCATCAAGTGGGCGGGAGTGGCGGCGGAGTAGCAGGGGCCGGCAGCGGTTCATACACCAACAAGCCAGGCGTCGGCGGTTCAGGGCACCAAGTGGGAGGCAGCGGCGGAGGTTTCGGAGGCGCCAAGGGGACCTCCTGGAGCACAGCCGGGGCTTTCGGGTCCAACGGCGCCGGAGGTATCGGGGTCAAGTTGGACGTCAGGAGCAGCTAG
- the LOC113810952 gene encoding loricrin isoform X3, which yields MRKSVLVWMMVAGTLATALALPRPSRPPRGLLAVAGVSKTSPACDVCGQGSGHFPGDGHNHGHFPGDGHNHGHFPGDGHNHGASGSFSGSASGSFSGSGSDSGSASGSWSGSASGSGSGSGSGSFSSSWSGSASGLSRHRRSGGLGSWTGGSTSNKPGSGNNGGSWNNGGSTSNKPGSGNNGGSWNGGSTSNKPGSGNNGGFWNNGGSTSNKPGSGNNGGFWNNGGSTSNKPGSYRPGRSVPQRRTREAEKLKSKLCPLCALGNLASGSGSVSGSWSGSASGSASGSGSGSVSGSWSGSGSGSGSGSGSASGSWSGSGSGGSGSGSGSISGSWGGNGGGSGSGSGSGSISGSGSGSGSISGGGSGSGSGSGSWGGSGSGSGSGSISGGGSGSGSGSGSWGGSGSGSGSGSISGGGSGSGSISGGGSGSGSWGGSGSGSGSGSISGGGSGSGSGSGSISGGGSGSGSGSGSISGGGSGSGSGSGSISGGGSGSGSGSGSISGGGSGSGSWGGSGSGSGSGSISGGGSGSGSISGGGSGSGSGSGSWGGSGSGSGSGSISGGGSGSGSWGGSGSGSGSGSISGGGSGSGSISGGGSGSGSISGGGSGSGSGSGSWGGSGSGSGSGSISGGGSGSGSISGGGSGSGSGSGSWGGSGSGSGSGSISGGGSGSGSISGGGSGSGSWGGSGSGSGSGSISGGGSGSGSWGGSGSGSGSGSISGGGSGSGSGSGSWGGSGSGSGSGSISGGSSGSWGGSGSGSGSGSVSGGGSGSGSWGGSGSGSGSGSISGGGGGSWGGSGSGSGSGSISGGGSGNCPGSCGGGSGSGHQVGGSGGGVAGAGSGSYTNKPGVGGSGHQVGGSGGGFGGAKGTSWSTAGAFGSNGAGGIGVKLDVRSS from the exons ATGCGCAAGAGTGTGTTAGTATGGATGATGGTGGCAGGGACGCTCGCCAcggccctcgccctccctcgtccctcgaGACCACCGCGAGGACTTCTGGCTGTGGCAGGAGTGTCCAAGACCAGCCCTGCCTGTGATGTGTGCGGACAAGGCTCTGGCCACTTCCCGGGAGACGGCCACAACCATGGCCACTTCCCAGGGGATGGGCACAACCACGGACACTTCCCTGGCGATGGACACAACCACGGAGCATCAGGGTCCTTTTCAGGATCCGCGAGTGGCTCCTTCAGTGGTTCGGGATCGGATAGTGGTTCAGCGAGCGGATCTTGGAGCGGTTCTGCAAGTGGATCAGGATCTGGTTCTGGTTCGGGGTCCTTCAGTAGTTCTTGGAGTGGCTCTGCATCTGGATTATCTCGCCACAGAAGATCAGGTGGTTTAGGATCCTGGACTGGAGGCTCGACGTCGAATAAGCCTGGATCTGGCAACAATGGAGGTTCCTGGAACAACGGTGGTTCTACTTCTAACAAACCAGGATCTGGCAACAATGGAGGTTCCTGGAACGGCGGTTCTACTTCCAATAAACCAGGATCTGGCAACAATGGAGGCTTCTGGAACAATGGCGGTTCTACTTCCAATAAACCAGGATCTGGCAACAACGGAGGCTTCTGGAACAACGGCGGTTCTACTTCCAACAAACCCGGTTCCTATCGCCCTGGGAGATCGGTTCCACAGAGAAGAACCAGAGAAGCCGAAAAACTGAAATCCAAATTATGTCCACTTTGCGCTCTGGGCAATCTTGCGTCGGGAAGCGGTTCTGTCAGCGGTTCCTGGAGTGGTTCAGCATCGGGAAGCGCCTCAGGATCTGGGTCGGGTTCAGTTAGTGGTTCGTGGAGTGGTTCTGGTTCTGGCAGTGGGTCAGGATCAGGATCTGCCAGTGGGTCGTGGAGTGGTTCTGGTTCAGGAGGATCGGGCAGCGGTTCAGGTTCAATCAGTGGTTCCTGGGGAGGCAATGGTGGAGGATCCGGTAGTGGTTCGGGATCTGGTTCCATTTCTGGAAGCGGTTCAGGGTCTGGTTCCATTTCTGGAGGCGGTTCGGGATCCGGCTCAGGAAGTGGTTCATGGGGCGGTTCTGGTAGTGGTTCAGGATCTGGTTCCATCTCTGGAGGCGGTTCAGGATCTGGTTCAGGAAGTGGTTCATGGGGCGGCTCTGGCAGTGGTTCAGGATCTGGTTCAATTTCAGGAGGCGGTTCAGGATCTGGTTCCATCTCTGGAGGCGGTTCAGGATCTGGTTCATGGGGCGGTTCTGGCAGTGGTTCAGGGTCTGGTTCAATTTCTGGAGGCGGTTCTGGCAGTGGTTCAGGGTCTGGTTCAATTTCTGGAGGCGGTTCTGGCAGTGGTTCAGGGTCTGGTTCAATTTCTGGAGGCGGTTCTGGCAGTGGTTCAGGGTCTGGTTCAATTTCTGGAGGCGGTTCTGGCAGTGGTTCAGGGTCTGGTTCAATTTCTGGAGGCGGTTCAGGATCCGGGTCATGGGGCGGTTCTGGTAGTGGTTCAGGATCTGGTTCCATCTCTGGAGGTGGTTCGGGAAGTGGTTCTATTTCTGGAGGCGGTTCGGGATCCGGTTCAGGAAGTGGTTCATGGGGCGGTTCTGGTAGTGGTTCAGGATCTGGTTCCATCTCTGGAGGCGGTTCAGGAAGTGGTTCATGGGGCGGTTCTGGCA GCGGTTCAGGATCTGGTTCAATTTCTGGAGGCGGTTCAGGATCTGGTTCCATCTCTGGAGGCGGTTCAGGATCTGGTTCCATTTCTGGAGGCGGTTCGGGATCCGGTTCAGGAAGTGGTTCATGGGGCGGTTCTGGTAGTGGTTCAGGATCTGGTTCCATCTCTGGAGGCGGTTCAGGATCTGGTTCCATCTCTGGAGGCGGTTCAGGATCTGGTTCAGGAAGTGGTTCATGGGGCGGTTCTGGCAGTGGTTCAGGATCTGGTTCCATCTCTGGAGGCGGTTCAGGATCTGGTTCCATCTCTGGAGGCGGTTCAGGATCTGGTTCATGGGGCGGTTCTGGCAGTGGTTCAGGATCTGGTTCCATCTCTGGAGGTGGTTCGGGAAGTGGTTCATGGGGAGGATCCGGTAGTGGTTCGGGATCTGGTTCCATTTCTGGAGGTGGCTCAGGCTCCGGTTCAGGAAGTGGTTCTTGGGGAGGCTCTGGTAGCGGATCAGGTTCTGGCTCGATTTCTGGTGGAAGCAGTGGTTCCTGGGGTGGTTCAGGCAGTGGTTCAGGATCAGGTTCAGTATCCGGAGGAGGTTCAGGAAGCGGTTCATGGGGTGGTTCAGGCAGCGGCTCAGGATCGGGCTCAATCTCTGGTGGAGGCGGTGGTTCCTGGGGCGGGTCAGGCAGTGGTTCAGGATCGGGTTCAATCTCAGGAGGAGGATCTGGAAACTGCCCTGGTTCATGCGGCGGAGGGAGTGGTTCAGGCCATCAAGTGGGCGGGAGTGGCGGCGGAGTAGCAGGGGCCGGCAGCGGTTCATACACCAACAAGCCAGGCGTCGGCGGTTCAGGGCACCAAGTGGGAGGCAGCGGCGGAGGTTTCGGAGGCGCCAAGGGGACCTCCTGGAGCACAGCCGGGGCTTTCGGGTCCAACGGCGCCGGAGGTATCGGGGTCAAGTTGGACGTCAGGAGCAGCTAG
- the LOC113810952 gene encoding putative per-hexamer repeat protein 5 isoform X9: MRKSVLVWMMVAGTLATALALPRPSRPPRGLLAVAGVSKTSPACDVCGQGSGHFPGDGHNHGHFPGDGHNHGHFPGDGHNHGASGSFSGSASGSFSGSGSDSGSASGSWSGSASGSGSGSGSGSFSSSWSGSASGLSRHRRSGGLGSWTGGSTSNKPGSGNNGGSWNNGGSTSNKPGSGNNGGSWNGGSTSNKPGSGNNGGFWNNGGSTSNKPGSGNNGGFWNNGGSTSNKPGSYRPGRSVPQRRTREAEKLKSKLCPLCALGNLASGSGSVSGSWSGSASGSASGSGSGSVSGSWSGSGSGSGSGSGSASGSWSGSGSGGSGSGSGSISGSWGGNGGGSGSGSGSGSISGSGSGSGSISGGGSGSGSGSGSWGGSGSGSGSGSISGGGSGSGSGSGSWGGSGSGSGSGSISGGGSGSGSISGGGSGSGSWGGSGSGSGSGSISGGGSGSGSGSGSISGGGSGSGSGSGSISGGGSGSGSGSGSISGGGSGSGSGSGSISGGGSGSGSWGGSGSGSGSGSISGGGSGSGSISGGGSGSGSGSGSWGGSGSGSGSGSISGGGSGSGSWGGSGSGSGSGSISGGGSGSGSGSGSWGGSGSGSGSGSISGGGSGSGSISGGGSGSGSGSGSWGGSGSGSGSGSISGGGSGSGSISGGGSGSGSWGGSGSGSGSGSISGGGSGSGSWGGSGSGSGSGSISGGGSGSGSGSGSWGGSGSGSGSGSISGGSSGSWGGSGSGSGSGSVSGGGSGSGSWGGSGSGSGSGSISGGGGGSWGGSGSGSGSGSISGGGSGNCPGSCGGGSGSGHQVGGSGGGVAGAGSGSYTNKPGVGGSGHQVGGSGGGFGGAKGTSWSTAGAFGSNGAGGIGVKLDVRSS; this comes from the exons ATGCGCAAGAGTGTGTTAGTATGGATGATGGTGGCAGGGACGCTCGCCAcggccctcgccctccctcgtccctcgaGACCACCGCGAGGACTTCTGGCTGTGGCAGGAGTGTCCAAGACCAGCCCTGCCTGTGATGTGTGCGGACAAGGCTCTGGCCACTTCCCGGGAGACGGCCACAACCATGGCCACTTCCCAGGGGATGGGCACAACCACGGACACTTCCCTGGCGATGGACACAACCACGGAGCATCAGGGTCCTTTTCAGGATCCGCGAGTGGCTCCTTCAGTGGTTCGGGATCGGATAGTGGTTCAGCGAGCGGATCTTGGAGCGGTTCTGCAAGTGGATCAGGATCTGGTTCTGGTTCGGGGTCCTTCAGTAGTTCTTGGAGTGGCTCTGCATCTGGATTATCTCGCCACAGAAGATCAGGTGGTTTAGGATCCTGGACTGGAGGCTCGACGTCGAATAAGCCTGGATCTGGCAACAATGGAGGTTCCTGGAACAACGGTGGTTCTACTTCTAACAAACCAGGATCTGGCAACAATGGAGGTTCCTGGAACGGCGGTTCTACTTCCAATAAACCAGGATCTGGCAACAATGGAGGCTTCTGGAACAATGGCGGTTCTACTTCCAATAAACCAGGATCTGGCAACAACGGAGGCTTCTGGAACAACGGCGGTTCTACTTCCAACAAACCCGGTTCCTATCGCCCTGGGAGATCGGTTCCACAGAGAAGAACCAGAGAAGCCGAAAAACTGAAATCCAAATTATGTCCACTTTGCGCTCTGGGCAATCTTGCGTCGGGAAGCGGTTCTGTCAGCGGTTCCTGGAGTGGTTCAGCATCGGGAAGCGCCTCAGGATCTGGGTCGGGTTCAGTTAGTGGTTCGTGGAGTGGTTCTGGTTCTGGCAGTGGGTCAGGATCAGGATCTGCCAGTGGGTCGTGGAGTGGTTCTGGTTCAGGAGGATCGGGCAGCGGTTCAGGTTCAATCAGTGGTTCCTGGGGAGGCAATGGTGGAGGATCCGGTAGTGGTTCGGGATCTGGTTCCATTTCTGGAAGCGGTTCAGGGTCTGGTTCCATTTCTGGAGGCGGTTCGGGATCCGGCTCAGGAAGTGGTTCATGGGGCGGTTCTGGTAGTGGTTCAGGATCTGGTTCCATCTCTGGAGGCGGTTCAGGATCTGGTTCAGGAAGTGGTTCATGGGGCGGCTCTGGCAGTGGTTCAGGATCTGGTTCAATTTCAGGAGGCGGTTCAGGATCTGGTTCCATCTCTGGAGGCGGTTCAGGATCTGGTTCATGGGGCGGTTCTGGCAGTGGTTCAGGGTCTGGTTCAATTTCTGGAGGCGGTTCTGGCAGTGGTTCAGGGTCTGGTTCAATTTCTGGAGGCGGTTCTGGCAGTGGTTCAGGGTCTGGTTCAATTTCTGGAGGCGGTTCTGGCAGTGGTTCAGGGTCTGGTTCAATTTCTGGAGGCGGTTCTGGCAGTGGTTCAGGGTCTGGTTCAATTTCTGGAGGCGGTTCAGGATCCGGGTCATGGGGCGGTTCTGGTAGTGGTTCAGGATCTGGTTCCATCTCTGGAGGTGGTTCGGGAAGTGGTTCTATTTCTGGAGGCGGTTCGGGATCCGGTTCAGGAAGTGGTTCATGGGGCGGTTCTGGTAGTGGTTCAGGATCTGGTTCCATCTCTGGAGGCGGTTCAGGAAGTGGTTCATGGGGCGGTTCTGGCA GCGGTTCAGGATCTGGTTCCATTTCTGGAGGCGGTTCGGGATCCGGTTCAGGAAGTGGTTCATGGGGCGGTTCTGGTAGTGGTTCAGGATCTGGTTCCATCTCTGGAGGCGGTTCAGGATCTGGTTCCATCTCTGGAGGCGGTTCAGGATCTGGTTCAGGAAGTGGTTCATGGGGCGGTTCTGGCAGTGGTTCAGGATCTGGTTCCATCTCTGGAGGCGGTTCAGGATCTGGTTCCATCTCTGGAGGCGGTTCAGGATCTGGTTCATGGGGCGGTTCTGGCAGTGGTTCAGGATCTGGTTCCATCTCTGGAGGTGGTTCGGGAAGTGGTTCATGGGGAGGATCCGGTAGTGGTTCGGGATCTGGTTCCATTTCTGGAGGTGGCTCAGGCTCCGGTTCAGGAAGTGGTTCTTGGGGAGGCTCTGGTAGCGGATCAGGTTCTGGCTCGATTTCTGGTGGAAGCAGTGGTTCCTGGGGTGGTTCAGGCAGTGGTTCAGGATCAGGTTCAGTATCCGGAGGAGGTTCAGGAAGCGGTTCATGGGGTGGTTCAGGCAGCGGCTCAGGATCGGGCTCAATCTCTGGTGGAGGCGGTGGTTCCTGGGGCGGGTCAGGCAGTGGTTCAGGATCGGGTTCAATCTCAGGAGGAGGATCTGGAAACTGCCCTGGTTCATGCGGCGGAGGGAGTGGTTCAGGCCATCAAGTGGGCGGGAGTGGCGGCGGAGTAGCAGGGGCCGGCAGCGGTTCATACACCAACAAGCCAGGCGTCGGCGGTTCAGGGCACCAAGTGGGAGGCAGCGGCGGAGGTTTCGGAGGCGCCAAGGGGACCTCCTGGAGCACAGCCGGGGCTTTCGGGTCCAACGGCGCCGGAGGTATCGGGGTCAAGTTGGACGTCAGGAGCAGCTAG